A segment of the Methanobacterium sp. genome:
CACTCCCACACCCATCAAGTCATAGGTATACTTCCAATATCCATAATGCCTGGTATGGAAGGCCCTTCCCAAGTGCATATCAGCTTTTGCAACCATATCGTAGGCCTTTTCAATTTCTTCTGGCTTTTCGTATTCCCGGGGGATGTTTTCAGTGATTTGTTCCAATATAAATCCCGGTTCTGACTCCAAACGTAAGGCATCTTTGATTCTTTTTGGATTTTTGCTTTTCAAAACAGCACGTACTGAGTCAAAAATGTTGTTAACATCATCCTTCTCAGATATGATTTCCAAATCCTTGGAGGTAATAGAATTTTTCCCCTGGGCAATTACTTGTAGGTCATTAATTGCTGAGCGCAGATCTCCATTAGACCTTTTGGCCAAGGTTCGAAGAACATGTTCCTCGAATTCAACTCCTTCATTAATACAAATTCTTTTGAGCAAAGCCACAATAGAATTCGTATGCACTTTTCGGAGGGTTATAACTCGACATTTGGATTTCAAACTGGCAATACGCTTACTGTAGGGGTCGTTAGCCATCATAATCATGGGATGATGGCCTTTTTTTATGATATTGTTTATAGCACGGATCCCCCCACGATCTTCATTACCGTGAAGTCCATCTACTTCATCTAGGATTATAAGTTTCTTCCCTTCCCCGAAAAGGGATGTGGAGGCTGATGCTTCTCCAATAGTGCTTGTGATGATGTCAAATGATCGTTTATCACTTGCATTCAGTTCAATATGGTCGGAAAAGAAAACTGCTATTAAATGGGCCAGGGTGGTTTTCCCAGTGCCTGGAGGACCTATGAGTAAAATACATTTTTCTGGTTCGCCATGTTCCCAGCTTTCTACCCAACTTTCGATCTCTTCAATGGCCTTTTTATTGCCCAGAACATCATCCAACTTCTGGGGACTGTATTTCTCGGTCCACAACATCTAATCTGCCTTTTCTTTTGGTAAAAATTTAGTTAAAAGGGATTCTAATTGTATTCGGGGATTTGCACCTTCCCGAATACGGAAATCGTATTCTCCAATGTGTTCCACCAGGAAAATGTACTCTTCACTGCTGATAAGATCGTCCATGGCCATTCTAGACACTTCCTGATAAACTTGAGTAATCATGTCTTCACCACTGGTTCCCTGGACTACCATAACTTCTCGTAAAAGGTCACGCGAACCCATGAAATCACCGTCAAGTGCCATGTTAATAATTCTTCGCACATCTTTTGGTTTTGCTTTGGAAACCACATCATGAACATGTTCTTCTGTTACTTCTGTTCCCATTGAGGCTGTGGATTGTAGGATGTTCACAGCACGACGCAAATCACCTTCAGCAAAGTAGACTATGCTTTCCAGTGCTCCAGCTGTGTACTGGATGTTTTCTGTTTTGGCGATTTTTTCCAGTCTCTGAATTACATGGTGTCCTTTAATTGGTGTGAATCTGAATATTGCACATCTAGATTGGATGGGATCTATGATTTTGGAGGAGTAATTACAAGATAATATAAATGAGGATGTTTTAGTGTACATTTCCATTTCCCGACGAAGTGCGTGTTGCGCATCCTTAGTCATGTTATCCACTTCATCCAGGAATATGATTCTAAATGGTGCTCCAACTGCTTTCAGACGGCAGAAGTTTTTAATGTCTTTACGTACAGTATCGATACCCCTGGCATCAGATGCGTTTAACTCCAGAAAGTTTTGTTTCCAGTATTCTCCCAACATGGCCTTGGCCAAGGCAATGGCTGTGGTAGTTTTTCCAACTCCTGCCGGGCCGGTGAACATTAGATTAGGCATGCTCTCCTCATTTACGTATTGTTTGAGTCTTTGTATAATGTGTTCTTGACCCACAACCTCATCTAGAGTATGAGGTCGGTATTTCTCCACCCATGGTCTATTCATATGTTTTCACCGTTTTCATTTTCTTTATTTTTTTATAAGATTTTTCTTTGGTTGTTGGTATGTTAGTGTTATTTTAAAAAGTTTTGAAATTTATATTATTCCTTATTAATACATTTTTTTAAATAACATCTCCTAATTTTATTAAATCGTTTAAAAAAAAACTAAATAAGCTTTGAATTAATCTAAAGTTGTTTGAAATTTTAAAAAAAAATAAATTTATTATAATTTTGTTCAAAAAATCAGAAAATAATCAGATATGTACCTTTTTGGGCTGGATTCATTGATTAATTGAACAATTGAGCAATTTCTGGATGTATTTTCTCTTTGATGTTTAGCACATCCATAGCATTACCATAAGATTTTTTTATTTCCAAGAATTCAGTACGTACCATTCCTCTGAATGCTTCATAACCCATTACCCTACCGTAATTTTCAGTTATAACATCAATCATCCTACTAAAATCCTGAATAAATACTTTTTCTCTCTCATTGAGTGGTATTTCTGCAGCGTTTTCTTTGATCTGGGCAAAATCAATAGTGGCATTGCTTTTCAGTTCAACATTATGAAGCAGCCGCTGACATTTTTTAAAGGGTAGGAACTGTTTGGTAAGTCCTCTGGCTGGAGCAACTCCCATTATTTTGGCTGCACCTAAGGCCATTGCCAAGAAAATAGCCTCGTAAATGTCCAATATGAGCTCCGAACGTTTTTCAGGCTCATCAGAAACTTGAACATCCTTAGGCAGTGATGGAAATGATATTGGTGGTTTAACTGAGGGTATGGGTGGTTTTAATTCTTGGGGTTCTGTTTTTATGGCTTTTGGTTTTGCGTCTTCAATAATTGTTTCATCCACTGCCGGTTTTTCTAATTCTTGAGCTTCAAGTTTAGTTGCAGTGTCTTTTGTTGCTGTAACTTCTTCTACAACATGTTTTTCAGATTCTAAAACTATCTCTTCTGGAATCTTAACAGCTTCATCTTCAGCTTTTATTCCTTCAACAAGTGCCTTTTCTTCTGGAACTTCTTCGACCACTGTCTCAGTTTCAGATATTTCAGCAACTTCTTCTAGGGGTACTTCATCTGTTGTGGTTTCGGGGATTTTTTCTGTGGGTATTTCTTCTGTTGTGGTTTCGGGGATTTTTTCCGGGGCTTTTTCCGGAATTTCTGCCGGAACTTCTAATTCAAGGTCTTGGGTTACTTCATTAATTAGTTTGGATGCTCTTTTGGCATTGACCATAACCAAGCCCACATTTGCAGAATCCAACATCAAGATGATTAAATGTGCATTTTTCAAGCCTAAAAAAAGTGCTTTTCCTCCTGAAGACTCAACCAGCACTCTTTCTAATTCTCCTTGGCCTGATGAACTTAAAAGGCGGTGTGAAGAATTGGAAATCACTTGGGACATAGGGCCAAATAGATTAATATCTACATCTACTCTTAAGTTGTGATGTAAAATTCGGCCATCGCGAGCCACAATTAGAATGCCTTCAACATCGGTGGTTTTATCTAAGTCTAATGTGGCCTTTTCCAGTTGTGTCTTCAGAGGGGTGTCTATCATTTGATCACTGATTATGGTAATATATTAGTAATGAAAATCTATTATAATAAAATCAATTTCTTATTAATATAAACATTTTTTTTCTCTAATATTTATTATGCTTATCGCTTTTTATAGATTGAGGATAACTGGTTATATGATTAATTAATCTACAATTTCATCCCCAAAAAGGAGGTACAATAATCAGCTTATTGAAATACAATTAATAACAAGTAATAATTTTTTTACAATATAAAAACTGTTACAAACTGTATAGATCTGGAAGTATAATTCTTCAATAAATAAAATGATTTTTGCAAAAAAAAAATTATGAGGTTTTTTCGAAACCTCAGATTAGGTGTTTTTTAATTAGTATACCTTGGCTGTCGTAGATGTCTACTTCTAGTGGTGAACTTCCGTCTATGGCGTGAGTTGCACAAGATAGACAAGGGTCATAGGCTCGAATAATCATTTCTAGCTGATTTTTCAATCCTTCAGAAACTTCTTCACCGTGGATCAACTTTTTAGCAGTTTCTCGTACACCAATGTCCATGGATAAGTTGTTTTGACTAGTTGAAACTATTAAATTGGCTCGGTTAATGTATCCACCGGCATCAGTTTCATAGTCATGTATGAGTATTCCACGAGTAGCTTCAATCATTCCCACTCCCCTTCTGGTTTCACTGGATTCTTTGGCTTCATCTTTTGTCATTAATGGTTCGGATAGTGGTTGTCTGATATCGGTTCCAGTTATGCTGTTATCTTCCAATAGTTCGATTGCTCTTTCAGATGAGTACATCAGTTCAATCAGGCGGGCGTAATGATATAACAGTGGGTTTTGAGCGATTCCAAAGTTTTCTCTGAACTCAGCGAATAGTTCTGCTGCCCTAGGTGTTGGAATATTATCAACCACGTTGAGCCGGGCTAATGGTCCAACACGATAGTTTCCTTCTGGGAATCCAACTTGTTTCAGGTACGGGAATTTCATATAGGACCATGGTTGGACTTTTTCTTCAATGTAGTCTAAGTAGTCAACTGGTGAGAATTCAGTTACAGGGTTTCCTTCAGAATCAATAACCTTCACATTTCCTTCATAGTAACTTAGATCTCCATTATTAGTTAAAGCAGCAAAATGACTTTCAACAGGACCTAAAAGTTCAATTGCATCACTATATTGGGTGAAAAGTGGTACAGTTGATTCAATTCCTTTTTCAATTAGTTCTGTTGCTTCTTTAGCTTTGGATAATAATTCTGCTTGTTGATCTGTTGTTATTCCTCGAGATTGTCCTCCTGGAACTGCGGTTACTGGGCTGATGGGTTTACCACCCACAATGGCAGTGATTTCTTGCCCTATTTTCCTGGTTTTGATGGCCATCATAGCCAAGTCAGGATTTTTTTTCAGAATTCCTACAACGTTTCTTAAAGCTGGGTCTGATTCCGGTCCCAAAACCAAATCTGGTGCGGCAAGGAAGTAAAAGTGCAGGGAATGTGACATTATGAACTGTCCCAGAAGCAATAATTCCCTTAACTTTTTGGCTGTTTCCGGTGGTTCTAATCCAAACACTTGGTCTGTTGCCTTAGCGGCTGTTATGTGATGAGAAGTTTGACATATACCACATATTCTTGGTGTTATTCTGGGTGCTTCTTCTACAGCAGCACCTTCCAAGAATTTTTCAAACCCTCTGATTTCCATTACGTGGAAATGTGCGTCAGACACATTTCCAGAATCGTCCACTTGTACAGTTATCTTTGCGTGGCCTTCAATTCTTGAAACCGGGGCTATTTCAATATTTTTCATGTTATCACCTATTTTTTCACCAATTGGGGAATCAGGGAAACCTGTTTCTCTTCCATTATGGTGCTTCCAATAACAAATCCGTAAATAATGTGCCCAATATCATATAGTTGTTTTTCAACTTCTTCTTCTGGCATTTTAGAAAGGTGTGCTATTCTCTTAATAACTCCATTGTAGATGTCATGGCTTGGTTCCCTCAAAACATCTAAGGATGGACCTCCACATCCGTGGCAAGGCACTCCCGCAGATGTGCAAAGACCACCGCAACGTCCTAAAGTTACTGAACCTAGACAAACGTATCCTTGGCTTAAGAAACATTTTCCTGGTTCTGGTTCACCTTCAATTCTGCGTTTAATTTCATCGAATTCCACGTGTTCCATTACATTTGTGCAGTCTGCACATACACTTTTTTTAGGAACATCAGGAGCTTCGTTGTTGATTAATGGGATTAATATATCATGTGTTAATTGTTCTTTGGGTGGGCATCCGGGTATGAATCCGTCGATTTTGATAAAATCGGCTGCAGGGTGTACAATGCTTAAAAGTTTAGGAACTACTTCGGTTGGCAGCTCAGCAGGTTCGGTACTTGGGTTGTCAGTAAAACTTCGGGAGTTAACTTCTTCCGGTGTGTATAAATCAGCCATTCCAGTTATGCCTCCGTAACAGGCACAAGTACCATATGCTATCAATATTTTTGATTTTTCCCTTAATTCTTCTAAACGTTCTTTATTTTCTTCGTTTCGAACAGATCCAGTTACAATGGCAATATCAATGTTGTCTGGTATTTCTTTGATATCCATGAGTATTGGGGCTGATACTAAGTCAGCTTGATCTAGAAGTTTGATAATATCTTCGTGCAAGTCGAGTATAGATATTTCACAGCCTGAACAACTAGCCAGTGTTTCTATTGCTATGTTTACCATTATTTCGCACTCCATTTGATTGTTAAGGTTTTAAGACACGCGTTAGGTCCAACATGGTCAATGTCGACTTTCGCTTTCAGGTCCATCACTTCTTCTACTGCTCCAACCATGTAACCATATAATAGGTAACATAATGGTCCTTTTTGTGGTAAACCTGTTCTTCGGAGTGTTTGTCTTACAACACAGTCCATGAAAAGAAGTTTCACTGTTACCTGATTATCTTTTTGGACAACATAACTGTCTTGAGCGTCTGGTTTCCATTTTATAAAGTAAAATTCCTCTCCCAGAACTTCACTAAGTTCGTAAAGGGCTTTTTCTAGATCTTCGGTTTTGTCCATCATTTTCGCAGATTCGTGTCCCATCCTCTTACCGGCTTGGTATACAATTGCGTTGGCACCTCTTCCTGAAACTTGTTCCAGTGCACTGGACATGGATCCCATGAATTTCATCAGTACATGTAGTGCATCTTCATAGTCATCCAG
Coding sequences within it:
- a CDS encoding hydrocarbon binding protein (contains V4R domain), with amino-acid sequence MREITDTVGTFKPELIPKETGGNLDDYEDALHVLMKFMGSMSSALEQVSGRGANAIVYQAGKRMGHESAKMMDKTEDLEKALYELSEVLGEEFYFIKWKPDAQDSYVVQKDNQVTVKLLFMDCVVRQTLRRTGLPQKGPLCYLLYGYMVGAVEEVMDLKAKVDIDHVGPNACLKTLTIKWSAK
- a CDS encoding replication factor C large subunit; its protein translation is MLWTEKYSPQKLDDVLGNKKAIEEIESWVESWEHGEPEKCILLIGPPGTGKTTLAHLIAVFFSDHIELNASDKRSFDIITSTIGEASASTSLFGEGKKLIILDEVDGLHGNEDRGGIRAINNIIKKGHHPMIMMANDPYSKRIASLKSKCRVITLRKVHTNSIVALLKRICINEGVEFEEHVLRTLAKRSNGDLRSAINDLQVIAQGKNSITSKDLEIISEKDDVNNIFDSVRAVLKSKNPKRIKDALRLESEPGFILEQITENIPREYEKPEEIEKAYDMVAKADMHLGRAFHTRHYGYWKYTYDLMGVGVALAKNETYKKFSRYASSTFYSKLSRNRAKRDLRDRVATKMGEKMHTSRKVAIEQFPYFEIMFQTEDLARDLADFFELDDAEVKQFRKRKIKKRKTKNVSKSKTKVHRTKSTRTKVSKKANSSSKSSKAINKVDKNDFPEKSKSKNEKSNKKDHNSKSSSKDNGDSGKSDVKDNGKQVSLFSFK
- a CDS encoding replication factor C small subunit, whose amino-acid sequence is MNRPWVEKYRPHTLDEVVGQEHIIQRLKQYVNEESMPNLMFTGPAGVGKTTTAIALAKAMLGEYWKQNFLELNASDARGIDTVRKDIKNFCRLKAVGAPFRIIFLDEVDNMTKDAQHALRREMEMYTKTSSFILSCNYSSKIIDPIQSRCAIFRFTPIKGHHVIQRLEKIAKTENIQYTAGALESIVYFAEGDLRRAVNILQSTASMGTEVTEEHVHDVVSKAKPKDVRRIINMALDGDFMGSRDLLREVMVVQGTSGEDMITQVYQEVSRMAMDDLISSEEYIFLVEHIGEYDFRIREGANPRIQLESLLTKFLPKEKAD
- a CDS encoding roadblock/LC7 domain-containing protein, whose protein sequence is MIDTPLKTQLEKATLDLDKTTDVEGILIVARDGRILHHNLRVDVDINLFGPMSQVISNSSHRLLSSSGQGELERVLVESSGGKALFLGLKNAHLIILMLDSANVGLVMVNAKRASKLINEVTQDLELEVPAEIPEKAPEKIPETTTEEIPTEKIPETTTDEVPLEEVAEISETETVVEEVPEEKALVEGIKAEDEAVKIPEEIVLESEKHVVEEVTATKDTATKLEAQELEKPAVDETIIEDAKPKAIKTEPQELKPPIPSVKPPISFPSLPKDVQVSDEPEKRSELILDIYEAIFLAMALGAAKIMGVAPARGLTKQFLPFKKCQRLLHNVELKSNATIDFAQIKENAAEIPLNEREKVFIQDFSRMIDVITENYGRVMGYEAFRGMVRTEFLEIKKSYGNAMDVLNIKEKIHPEIAQLFN
- a CDS encoding F420-nonreducing hydrogenase, giving the protein MVNIAIETLASCSGCEISILDLHEDIIKLLDQADLVSAPILMDIKEIPDNIDIAIVTGSVRNEENKERLEELREKSKILIAYGTCACYGGITGMADLYTPEEVNSRSFTDNPSTEPAELPTEVVPKLLSIVHPAADFIKIDGFIPGCPPKEQLTHDILIPLINNEAPDVPKKSVCADCTNVMEHVEFDEIKRRIEGEPEPGKCFLSQGYVCLGSVTLGRCGGLCTSAGVPCHGCGGPSLDVLREPSHDIYNGVIKRIAHLSKMPEEEVEKQLYDIGHIIYGFVIGSTIMEEKQVSLIPQLVKK
- a CDS encoding Ni/Fe hydrogenase subunit alpha, encoding MKNIEIAPVSRIEGHAKITVQVDDSGNVSDAHFHVMEIRGFEKFLEGAAVEEAPRITPRICGICQTSHHITAAKATDQVFGLEPPETAKKLRELLLLGQFIMSHSLHFYFLAAPDLVLGPESDPALRNVVGILKKNPDLAMMAIKTRKIGQEITAIVGGKPISPVTAVPGGQSRGITTDQQAELLSKAKEATELIEKGIESTVPLFTQYSDAIELLGPVESHFAALTNNGDLSYYEGNVKVIDSEGNPVTEFSPVDYLDYIEEKVQPWSYMKFPYLKQVGFPEGNYRVGPLARLNVVDNIPTPRAAELFAEFRENFGIAQNPLLYHYARLIELMYSSERAIELLEDNSITGTDIRQPLSEPLMTKDEAKESSETRRGVGMIEATRGILIHDYETDAGGYINRANLIVSTSQNNLSMDIGVRETAKKLIHGEEVSEGLKNQLEMIIRAYDPCLSCATHAIDGSSPLEVDIYDSQGILIKKHLI